Proteins from one Merismopedia glauca CCAP 1448/3 genomic window:
- a CDS encoding glutamine synthetase III family protein, whose amino-acid sequence MSGNELRSQTIRQITDRKKMPPKLPSRLEELWATDVFTLTKMQACLPKDVFKSLKNTIQTGGKLDVSVAGVVAAAMKDWAISKGALYYAHVFYPMTNSTAEKHDGFISVQSDGSVISEFSGKLLVQGEPDGSSFPNGGIRSTFEARGYTAWDVTSPAYVMETDNGVTLCIPTVFISWTGEALDKKTPLLRSNAAMSKAATRLLKILGHSEVAPVNSSCGAEQEYFLVDAHFAHSRPDLLLTGRTLFGRPSAKGQQFDDHYFGVIPERVQVFMQDVEERLYRLGIPAKTRHNEVAPGQFEIAPYFEAANVASDHQQMIMTVLRNIAKKHGFVCLLHEKPFAGINGSGKHVNWSVGNPTQGNLLDPGDSPHDNLQFLLFCGAVIRGVHKYGSLLRAVVATASNDHRLGANEAPPAIISVYLGSQLEDVFEQIKQGNVQSSTPAGIMNLGVATLPEFTKDPGDRNRTSPFAFTGNRFEFRAVGSNQSVSGPLVAMNTILTDSLTWVADRLEAELAKGTSLSAASYTILKEVMEKHGAVVFGGNGYSEEWHRIAVEERGLLNLPTTADALPVLTEEYVEELFARTGVLSKPELESRFEVYAEQYIGVIEMEAKLVISMAKTVIYPAAFRYLSELSSTITNLKQIGLELEAEIASKVASLTKQMMDRVSKLSHALETHDFDTIQEHMQYCAKTIRPLMDEVRESADTLEGEVADDLWPLPKYQEMLFIK is encoded by the coding sequence ATGAGCGGGAATGAACTACGTTCTCAAACAATTCGCCAGATTACCGACCGTAAAAAAATGCCGCCCAAACTTCCTAGTCGATTGGAAGAATTGTGGGCGACTGATGTGTTTACTCTCACCAAAATGCAGGCATGTTTACCCAAAGATGTCTTCAAATCCCTCAAAAACACGATTCAAACTGGTGGTAAGCTAGATGTGTCGGTGGCAGGTGTTGTAGCTGCCGCGATGAAAGATTGGGCGATATCTAAAGGCGCACTCTACTATGCCCACGTCTTCTATCCTATGACCAACAGTACCGCCGAGAAGCATGATGGTTTTATCTCAGTACAGTCAGATGGATCGGTAATTTCAGAGTTTTCTGGCAAACTTTTGGTTCAAGGGGAACCTGACGGTTCTTCTTTCCCGAATGGTGGGATTCGGTCTACTTTTGAAGCTCGCGGCTACACTGCTTGGGATGTCACCAGTCCTGCTTATGTGATGGAGACAGACAACGGTGTGACCCTGTGTATCCCGACAGTGTTCATCTCTTGGACAGGGGAAGCTTTAGATAAGAAAACGCCCCTGTTACGCTCTAATGCGGCGATGAGCAAGGCTGCAACTAGATTACTCAAGATATTGGGGCATTCTGAAGTTGCGCCCGTTAACTCTAGTTGTGGTGCTGAACAAGAATATTTCTTGGTAGATGCTCATTTTGCTCACAGTCGTCCCGACTTGCTGTTGACAGGTAGAACCCTATTTGGAAGACCATCTGCCAAAGGTCAGCAGTTTGACGATCACTATTTTGGAGTCATCCCCGAACGCGTTCAAGTGTTTATGCAGGATGTAGAAGAAAGACTTTATCGCTTGGGCATTCCTGCCAAAACCAGACATAATGAGGTAGCACCAGGTCAGTTCGAGATTGCCCCATATTTTGAAGCTGCGAACGTCGCTAGCGATCACCAACAAATGATCATGACGGTGCTGAGGAATATAGCTAAAAAACACGGTTTTGTTTGCTTATTACACGAAAAACCCTTTGCGGGAATTAACGGTTCTGGTAAGCACGTTAATTGGTCTGTGGGTAACCCCACCCAAGGGAATTTACTAGATCCAGGTGATAGCCCCCACGATAACCTACAATTTTTACTATTCTGTGGTGCAGTTATTCGGGGCGTTCATAAGTATGGTTCCTTGTTACGGGCTGTAGTAGCAACTGCTAGCAACGACCATCGTTTAGGTGCTAATGAAGCACCTCCAGCGATTATCTCTGTCTATCTAGGATCGCAGTTAGAAGATGTATTCGAGCAAATTAAACAAGGAAACGTGCAAAGCTCGACTCCGGCTGGAATTATGAACCTGGGTGTCGCGACTTTACCAGAATTTACCAAAGATCCTGGCGATCGCAACCGCACCTCACCTTTTGCCTTTACGGGCAATCGATTTGAATTTCGGGCAGTTGGTTCTAATCAGTCTGTTTCTGGCCCTCTGGTGGCAATGAATACGATTTTGACTGATTCTCTGACTTGGGTAGCAGATCGCTTAGAAGCTGAGTTAGCTAAAGGCACTAGCTTGAGTGCTGCTAGCTACACCATCCTTAAAGAAGTGATGGAGAAGCATGGCGCTGTCGTCTTTGGGGGTAATGGGTACTCTGAAGAATGGCATAGAATCGCGGTGGAAGAACGGGGTTTGTTGAACCTACCCACCACAGCAGATGCTCTCCCAGTGTTGACAGAAGAGTATGTGGAGGAACTATTTGCCAGAACAGGGGTACTGTCAAAGCCAGAATTAGAAAGTCGCTTTGAAGTCTATGCAGAGCAATACATTGGTGTGATTGAAATGGAAGCTAAGCTGGTCATCTCAATGGCAAAAACTGTGATTTATCCGGCAGCATTCCGCTATTTATCGGAATTATCTAGCACCATTACCAATCTTAAGCAGATAGGACTGGAACTAGAAGCAGAAATTGCCTCTAAGGTAGCTTCTTTGACTAAACAGATGATGGATCGGGTTAGCAAATTAAGCCATGCCCTAGAAACTCATGATTTTGACACCATCCAAGAACATATGCAGTATTGCGCTAAAACCATCCGTCCCCTAATGGATGAAGTGCGAGAATCTGCGGATACTCTAGAAGGTGAAGTCGCAGACGATTTGTGGCCTTTGCCTAAATATCAGGAAATGTTGTTTATCAAGTAA
- a CDS encoding pyridoxine 5'-phosphate synthase, whose product MTNLSVNLNKIALLRNSRHLNLPSVTQAAKTCIQAGAHGITVHPRPDQRHIRFTDVDELAAMMTVEFNIEGNPLHPPFMDIVRRVKPTQCTLVPDEPNTFTSNRGWNITADQEKLVPIIQELQDLGSRVSLFMEPDLEQIQMVPEVGANRIELYTEPYAAAFQAGEVESIFQTYYDAAILAQSLGLGVNAGHDLNLDNLPKFCSIPHILEVSIGHALIADALDMGLFQAVKEYLHVLEDI is encoded by the coding sequence ATGACCAACTTAAGTGTCAATCTCAACAAAATCGCCTTACTGAGAAACTCCCGCCATCTCAACCTACCTAGCGTCACTCAAGCAGCCAAAACTTGCATCCAAGCAGGCGCGCATGGCATCACGGTTCATCCCCGTCCAGATCAACGCCACATCAGGTTTACAGATGTGGACGAACTAGCAGCCATGATGACAGTGGAATTCAACATCGAAGGAAATCCCCTGCATCCACCTTTTATGGATATAGTTCGGCGAGTCAAGCCAACTCAATGTACCTTAGTCCCAGATGAACCAAATACTTTTACTTCTAATCGCGGTTGGAATATCACCGCAGATCAAGAGAAATTAGTTCCTATTATCCAAGAACTTCAGGACTTGGGAAGTCGAGTCAGTCTGTTTATGGAACCGGATCTAGAACAAATTCAGATGGTTCCAGAAGTGGGAGCAAATCGGATTGAATTATATACAGAACCTTATGCCGCCGCATTTCAAGCTGGAGAAGTAGAAAGTATTTTCCAGACCTATTACGATGCAGCTATACTAGCTCAATCTCTGGGTTTAGGAGTCAATGCAGGACACGACCTAAATCTGGACAACTTGCCCAAATTCTGCTCCATTCCCCACATTTTAGAAGTTTCTATCGGTCATGCCTTGATTGCTGATGCGTTAGACATGGGGTTATTTCAAGCTGTTAAAGAATATCTGCACGTACTGGAAGACATATAG